CAGCCCGAGCGGCAATTGAATGACGGCGACCGGCGCATGTGTATCGCTGGGAACGCGAATGTCGATCAGCACGATCAGTTGGCCGGTCTTGGTCAGAACGGCGGTCTGCTCGATCAGGCATTCGAGCGGCGCACCGCGGCTCGCGCTGCTGCATCGTGCGCTCCAGCCGGGAGGGGTGGGCGGATTTGCGGGCGCGGCCTCAGCCTGCGGGGCTGGCGTTGCCGGTGTAGGCGCTGCCTGTGCGGCAGGCGCGTTCCTGGCTTTCGGAGCCTGGGCGTAGCCCAGGCCCGGCAAACCGGGCGCCATGGCCAAGGCAAACATGATGGTGATGAAAGACTTTACTGAATTTTTCAATGAACCGGCTCCGGAATGTACACCCTTCGGATGTGCCGTTGGCCGGTTAAAGTCAAGTCACTCGGCCGCCTGCTTGACCGAACTGTGCGTGTCCGGATGCGCGGCTTCGTCTGATGGGGACGACCGGCCCCAACCCGCAAACGCGTTCGAAAGCCGGTCGAGATAGAGATACACGACAGGCGTCGTGAAC
The Bradyrhizobium sp. KBS0727 genome window above contains:
- a CDS encoding invasion associated locus B family protein, with product MFALAMAPGLPGLGYAQAPKARNAPAAQAAPTPATPAPQAEAAPANPPTPPGWSARCSSASRGAPLECLIEQTAVLTKTGQLIVLIDIRVPSDTHAPVAVIQLPLGLNLPAGAKLQVDDGKATDLQIQTCEQRGCYANTPISPEMLAAMKTGKQLKVSFQNLAKEVIAIPMPLTDFAAAYEKIK